In Solimonas sp. K1W22B-7, the DNA window GAGCAGCACCACCACCTCGGTCAACGTGCGCGAGGAAGACCCCAGCGACTCGGGGCAATACGGCCTGCGCCTGAACTATTTCGCCGACTGGCTCAACGACGGCACGGAACTGGGCCTCTACTTCCTGAACTATCACAGCCGCCTGCCCTACGGCTCGCTGCACGCCACCGACGATTCCTGTGCCCGCGACTCGCTGACCGTGGCCGCGGCCCTGGTCGATTGCAAGGGCTTCAATGGCGACCTGCCCAACCCGCTCTACGGCCAGGGCCTGGAACCGCTGCCGATCGACACGCTGGACGTGTTCCTGCAGTACCCGGAAGACATCCAGATGGTCGGCATCAGCTTCAACACCAACATCGGCAGCTGGTCGCTGGCCGGCGAGTATTCCTTCCGCCCGAACCTGCCGCTGCAGGTGCAGCTGGCCGACCTGGTGCTGGGCGGCGTGCAGCCGGCGTTCCCGGCGAACCAGCTGGCGATCCTGCAGACGCCCGCCGGCGTCAACGACATCGAGACCCTGACGCAACTGATCCAGCAGGCGGTCCAGGGCGGCACCGCGGTCAATCCGGCGGCGATACCCGGGCTGCTGCTGGCCCTGCCCGGCCTGCTCAACGATGTGCTGCCGGCCGCCGAGGACGCGGTGCCGAGCTTCGTCGTACGCTATCGCGGCATCGACCGCGTGGGGGCCAACCAGTACCTGCGCGGCTGGGAGCGCCTGCACGTCGGCCAGTTCGACTTCACCGCGATCCGCGCCGTCTCCGACACGCTGGGTGCCGACCAGATCATCTTCATCGGCGAGGTCGGCGGCACGCAGGTGTTCGACATGCCCTCCAAGCGCGAGCTGCAGTTCGAAACCTTCTACCCGAACGCCACCACCGCCTCGCCCGGCCAGGACGGCAGCGGCCAGCCCAACGGCCAGCCGCCGCCCTCCGCGACGCTGGTCCCGACGCAGCAGCGCAAGGGCTTCGCCGACGACTTCGCCTGGGGCCTGCGCTCGCTGATCCGCATGGAATACAACGACGTGATCTTCGGCTGGAACTTCAAGCCGTCCTTCGTGCTGACCTGGGACGTGCACGGCACCGCGCCCTTCCCGATCCAGAACTTCGTCGAGGGCCGCAAGGAATTCGCCGCGGGCACCGACATCAACTTCACCCAGGAACTGACCGGCCGCGTGCTGTATGGCTGGTTCACCGGCGCGGGCGAGGCGAATACGCGGCGCGATCGCGATTACATGGCGATGAGTGTGTCGTACGCGTTTTAGAAGGTGCGTCGCTTTGCAATGGCTTGATGAGCACAGCGAATGCTTTTGATGGTCCGGGTTCCCTCGTAGCGGCGCCCGCACAGGGGTCGGGCGCAGGGGTCGAGCCGGACAGGAGGTCCGGCCGAGGACACGCAGGCCATGGATGGCCTGTGTGTCCGACCCCTCGGCGACCGACCACTGGGCGGGGAACCCCGCTTCAGCGGGGCGCCGATACAAGGGTACGTTTTCTTTTGGTTACTTTTCTTTGACGTATATCAAAGAAAAGTGACTCGCCCTTGGGCGAAACAAACCTCCAAGGATCCGCAGCTCCTGACCGGCGTAGTCGCCGGCGTTACCGAGCAGGTCGAACCACCAGGTCGCGAGCAAGCTCGCTCCTACCATTCCGGCAACGGGGTGGGCGTCCGAAAGGACGCAGCACGTCCCTCGATACACCGCTACGCGGCACTCGGGATGAACGGTTCGGTTGGAGATCAACGAAAAAGCCCTGCATTCGCGCCTCTCCCGCCGGCGGGAGAGGGAGACAAAAAAAGAGGCCCGCATAAGCGGGCCGAATGGGCTGAGAGGGTAAAACAGGATCAGTGGTTGAGCTGCGGCGTCGCCTTCGCCACCGGGGCGTGCTTCTTCGACAGGTCATGCCCGATGTACAGGTACATCGCTGGCACCACGTAGAGCGTGAACAGCGTGCCGAGCGTCATGCCCGCCGCGATCACCAGGCCCATCGAGAAACGGGCGGCAGTGCCGGGGCCCGAGGACAGCAGCAGCGGCACCATGCCGATCACCAGCGCCGCGGTGGTCATCAGCACCGGGCGCAGACGCACCGAGGTGGCCTCCTCGATCGCCTCGCGCTTGCTCAGGCCGCGCTCCTGCAGCTTGTTGGCGAACTCCACGATCAGGATGCCGTGCTTGGAGATCACGCCGATCAGCGTGATCAGGCCCACCCAGGTGTAGATGTTCAGTGTCATGCCGGGCAAGGCCGTCAGCTGCATGCCGTTGGTGATGGCAAAGATGTTCAGCACCAGCAGCGCGCCGCAGACCGCCATCGGCACCGTCACCAGGATCACCAGCGGATCGCGGAAGGACTCGAACTGCGCGGCCAGCACCAGGTAGATGATGATCAGCGCGAAGCCGAAGGTCACCAGCAGCGCCGAACCCTCGGTCTTGTACTGGCGCGACGGACCGGCGTAGTCGATCTGGAAGCCGGCCGGCATCACCTCGGCGGCGATGTCCTCGAGGATCTTCAGCGCCTCGCCCTGCGTCACGTCAGGACGCGGCACCGCGATGATGGTGTTGGAGTTGAGCTGCTGCGCATGCTCGATCGAGCGCGGCACGATGCGCGAGCTGATCTTCACCAGCGTCGAGATCGGGATCAGCTCGCCGTTGGAGGCACGGGTGTAGTAGCCCTCCAGCTGGGCCGGGTTCAGGCGATCGCCGCGCTCCACCTGCTGGATCACCTTGTAGGAGCGATCCTCGTAGGAGAAGCGGTTGACCTCGCCGCCCGCCAGCAGCGCCGACAGGTCGGCCGACATCTGCGCCATGTCCACGCCCAGCAGCGCGGCCTTGTCGCGGTCGATCTCGATCACCGCCTCGGGGCGGTCGATGCGCAGGCGCGGGGCGACGTAGAAGAATTTCTTCTGCGCCAGCGCGCGCTGGATGATCTCGTCGCCGACGCGCGCCATCGTCACCGGGTCGGAAGTGGACTTGAGCACGAACTCCACCGGGTAGCCCTGACCGGGCGTCGGCAGCGGCGGCGGCTGCAGGCCGGCCCAGCGGATGCCGGCGACCTTGTCCATGTCCGGCTGCATCTCGGCCAGGATGTCCTTGGTGGCCGTCTTCCGGTCCGCCCAGGGCTTCATCACCATGCCCATGAAGGCTTGGTTGGTGTCCATCACGAAGGTGAAGATATGGTCCAGCTCGGGATGCTTGAGCGCGACCTTCTGCACCGCCGAGAAGTACTCGTCCATGTACTCCTGCGTGGCATAGCCGTCGGTCTCGCTGATCGAGAAGGCAAAGCCAAGGTCCTCTTCCGGCGCCAGCTCGCCCTGGGTGCCCATCATCAGCAGGATCGAGAACACGAACATCAGCGCACCGAACACCAGGATCACCAGGCGGGTGTCCATGGCGCCGTGCAGGCGCGTCTTGAAGGCGTTGCGCCACTGCTCGAAGCGCTCGTCGAGCCAGGCGGCCAGGCGGTTGTCCTCGGCACCCTCACCGTGCGTGGGCTTGAGGATGCGCGCGCACATCATGGGTGTCAGCGTCAGGGCGATGATGCCCGACACCAGCACGCTGCCCGCCAGGGTGAAGGCGAATTCCTTGAACAGGGTACCGGTGATGCCACCGAGGAAGGCGATCGGCGCGTACACCGCCAGCAGCGTGACGGTCATCGACACGACCGGCCCCACCAGTTCGCGGGCGCCCTTGATCGACGCATCGTAGGGCTTCATGCCCTCCTCAATATGGCGATGGATGTTCTCCATCACGATGATCGCGTCGTCCACCACCATGCCGATCGCCAGCACCATCGCCAGCAGCGTCAGCAGGTTGATGGTGAAACCCATCAGCATCATGATGAACAGGCCGCCGATCAGCGACAGCGGCACGGTGATCGCGGGGATCAGCGAGTTCCGCATCGAACCCAGGAACAGGAAGATCACCATGATGACGATCAGCACCGCCTCGACCAGGGTCTTGACCACCTCGCTGATCGCCTCCTTGATGTAGATCGTGGAGTCGTAGCCGATCTCGGCCTTGAGGCCTTCCGGCAGGGCCTTGAGCATGCCCGGCCACATGTCGTTGACCGCCTTGGTCACGTCGAGCACGTTGGCATCGGGGCGGATCTTGATGGCGACGAACAGGGCCGGGTCGCCGTCCCAGCCGGCGCCGCCCTCGTAGGTCTCGGAGCCGAGGATGACGTTGGCGATATCGGCCAGGCGCACGACCGTGTTGCCGTCGGCCTTGATGACCAGCTGGCGGAACTGCTCGGTGGTGCGCAGGTCGGTTTGCGCGGACAAGCCGATCTTGACGAAATTGCCCTTGGTCTCGCCCACTGCGGACAGCACGTTCTGCTGGCGGATGCGCGTATAGACTTCGCCGGCCGTGAGATTGTGCGCGGCCAGGCGATCGGGCTTGAGCCAGATGCGCATGGCGTAGGTACGGGCGCCCTGCAGCTCCGCGCGCTCGATGCCGGGGATCGCGGCCAGCTGCGGCTCGACGATGCGGCTCAGGTAGTCGGTGATCTGGCTCTTGTCGAGCACCTGCGAGGAGTACGTCAGGTACATCGCCGCCGTACCGCCACCCTCGGCGACCGAGATGATGGCGTCTTCCGAACCCTCCGGCATCTGGCTGCGCAGCTTGGCAACCTTGGCCGAGATTTCGGTCATGGCCTCGGCCGGGTCCTTGGTCATGCGCAGGTTGGCGGTGATCGTGCTGATGCCCGCCGCGCTGGTGGAGGTCAGGAAGTCGATGCCGTCGGCGGTGGCGATCTCGCGCTCCAGCGGCGTGGTGACGAAGCCTTCGACCAGTGCGGGGTCGGCGCCCGGGTAGGCCACCGTGACCAGCAGCTGCGCGTTCTGCAGGAAGGGATACTCGCGCACGGTCAGGTTGAAGAAGGCGCGCAGGCCCAGCAGCAGGATGACCAGGCTGATGACGGTCGCCAGGACCGGTCGCTTGATGAAGATGTCGGTGAAGTTCATGTCACACCTGCTTGGTTCTGGGTTGCTGCCCGAGGCAGCAACCGATACGTCTGGTACGGCTTTGCAGCTCTACGGCCTGGGCCGGTTACTGGGATCGCCATCCATGGCAAGTCCCTCCCCGCCCGCGTTTGACTTAACTCGCAGTGACATCGAGTCACTCCTCGCCGTGGCCAAACGCTCCATGTGCGGGCCTGAAACCGCCGAGCGGATGTCCACTGGACATCCGCTAGCTC includes these proteins:
- a CDS encoding DUF1302 domain-containing protein, whose amino-acid sequence is MRKARWYAAVLAVLCAPAQAVDFELGDFEGAWKNVVSVGAAMRMQNRSDELLGKLNVPGQQDLCRADDCVSLEGDPAPNQRLVDARGAFFGHNGDNGNLNYDRYDIVAATTKLNTDLTIRNGEWLARLHAVGYFDPVNAGFMETHNDTEYQPRHTRRNGEVQDLYAAGINLYDAYLQYGFTWGERSGAITVGSQVVRWGESTLVALNSISEINPPDANFLRMPGGEFNEIFQPVPAVVISTDLFEGVSMELFYQLLWRPVIPDASGSFFSDSDIVGGGSEAVISLGQFGEDPDRQRVFHNSTVRALSSTTTSVNVREEDPSDSGQYGLRLNYFADWLNDGTELGLYFLNYHSRLPYGSLHATDDSCARDSLTVAAALVDCKGFNGDLPNPLYGQGLEPLPIDTLDVFLQYPEDIQMVGISFNTNIGSWSLAGEYSFRPNLPLQVQLADLVLGGVQPAFPANQLAILQTPAGVNDIETLTQLIQQAVQGGTAVNPAAIPGLLLALPGLLNDVLPAAEDAVPSFVVRYRGIDRVGANQYLRGWERLHVGQFDFTAIRAVSDTLGADQIIFIGEVGGTQVFDMPSKRELQFETFYPNATTASPGQDGSGQPNGQPPPSATLVPTQQRKGFADDFAWGLRSLIRMEYNDVIFGWNFKPSFVLTWDVHGTAPFPIQNFVEGRKEFAAGTDINFTQELTGRVLYGWFTGAGEANTRRDRDYMAMSVSYAF
- a CDS encoding efflux RND transporter permease subunit produces the protein MNFTDIFIKRPVLATVISLVILLLGLRAFFNLTVREYPFLQNAQLLVTVAYPGADPALVEGFVTTPLEREIATADGIDFLTSTSAAGISTITANLRMTKDPAEAMTEISAKVAKLRSQMPEGSEDAIISVAEGGGTAAMYLTYSSQVLDKSQITDYLSRIVEPQLAAIPGIERAELQGARTYAMRIWLKPDRLAAHNLTAGEVYTRIRQQNVLSAVGETKGNFVKIGLSAQTDLRTTEQFRQLVIKADGNTVVRLADIANVILGSETYEGGAGWDGDPALFVAIKIRPDANVLDVTKAVNDMWPGMLKALPEGLKAEIGYDSTIYIKEAISEVVKTLVEAVLIVIMVIFLFLGSMRNSLIPAITVPLSLIGGLFIMMLMGFTINLLTLLAMVLAIGMVVDDAIIVMENIHRHIEEGMKPYDASIKGARELVGPVVSMTVTLLAVYAPIAFLGGITGTLFKEFAFTLAGSVLVSGIIALTLTPMMCARILKPTHGEGAEDNRLAAWLDERFEQWRNAFKTRLHGAMDTRLVILVFGALMFVFSILLMMGTQGELAPEEDLGFAFSISETDGYATQEYMDEYFSAVQKVALKHPELDHIFTFVMDTNQAFMGMVMKPWADRKTATKDILAEMQPDMDKVAGIRWAGLQPPPLPTPGQGYPVEFVLKSTSDPVTMARVGDEIIQRALAQKKFFYVAPRLRIDRPEAVIEIDRDKAALLGVDMAQMSADLSALLAGGEVNRFSYEDRSYKVIQQVERGDRLNPAQLEGYYTRASNGELIPISTLVKISSRIVPRSIEHAQQLNSNTIIAVPRPDVTQGEALKILEDIAAEVMPAGFQIDYAGPSRQYKTEGSALLVTFGFALIIIYLVLAAQFESFRDPLVILVTVPMAVCGALLVLNIFAITNGMQLTALPGMTLNIYTWVGLITLIGVISKHGILIVEFANKLQERGLSKREAIEEATSVRLRPVLMTTAALVIGMVPLLLSSGPGTAARFSMGLVIAAGMTLGTLFTLYVVPAMYLYIGHDLSKKHAPVAKATPQLNH